The following coding sequences are from one Candidatus Hydrogenedentota bacterium window:
- a CDS encoding NUDIX domain-containing protein, translating to MNPAQPRLRAAALIVEGESLLMVRHQKGGRHYWLLPGGGVDQGETVADALTRISHHN from the coding sequence ATGAATCCGGCCCAGCCGCGCCTGCGCGCCGCCGCGCTGATTGTGGAGGGGGAGTCCCTGCTCATGGTGCGCCACCAAAAGGGCGGGCGGCACTACTGGCTGCTGCCCGGCGGCGGGGTGGACCAGGGGGAAACCGTCGCCGACGCGCTAACCCGGATATCTCACCATAATTGA